Below is a window of Nitrospinota bacterium DNA.
TCTGGTTCAGGTAATTGAAAATCATCCCTCGTTCATAAGGGTATGTTGAGTTTTTAGGAGACAGTTTGGCGCTTTCTGCTAATTCTTTGTTCGCTTCTTTAGCTTTGCCAAGTGCCATCAAAGTTAAAGCATATTCATAATGCGCCAATGGGTCCTGGTGATGCTGCTGGGCGGCTATGATACACGCCTTTTCAGAGACCATGCCTTTTCCAAGTTTGCGGTGAATCTGGCAGAAGCCGAAGTGTAAGGCTGGGTGCTGGCGTTCTTTTTTAAACCCAATGAGCAATACATCCAGGGCTTTAAGAGGTTCATCTTTTTCATTTAAAATCAGGGCTTTTAGAATCTCAGGGGTCGATTCTTTGGGTTGTTCAGTTATTTTTCTGTCAAGAATTTCGATGGCCTCGTCATACTGTTTTTTTGAGACCAGGTTTCTGACTTTTTGATAGCCCGGGTCATTTCTATCACTTGATACAGAAAGGTCCCAGTGCGCTATATCCAGTGAAGGGTAGGTGGCGCTAACAGGAACAACGGTTGAAATGAGTAATAATGTTGTTAAAAGTACTTTCATTGAAGCTGTCATTTTTTGTTTTCCGTCTTTAAAGGATAAACTCAGTTCGGGTTGACTCGCACGGCCCGAGTGGCTTTTCGGGAGCGGGACTTTTTATTGGTGTTAAATACTTCGCCAGTATTGAAAACCACTCCAAGTGCATTGTAACGTCCATTTTCTTCTGCTGACCAAAGGGAGCCGCTGCCATTTTTCGCGAAAATGGGGTCGGTGTGTATTTTCATTTCTTTTCCCACCTGTGAACTATTTACCTTTTCGGGTTCGTACAGCGTTATAAGCTCCTGGGTTGTGGGCAATTTCCAATCAATATAATGGGCAAACCCTTCTTTGTTGAGCTGCCGGACATAATCGTGAATCTCCATCCAATTGAGCCAGTGTCCTGAATGAAGGTAGGAGTCTTGTTTCATCCACATCAATTTGGTTTTGGTGTCTGTAATTGTTCCATCACCATTGTCCAGAAATCGATTGTCATCGGACTTTATTGGATTGGCAAAGGTGTTGTTGCTTAGAGCTCCCAGAATAAGAAGCAGTATTATTAAGGCAACAGGCTTTTTTGTGATTTCGAATGAATAGGGGGTCGATANNNNNNNNNNNNNNNNNNNNNNNNNNNNNNNNNNNNNNNNNNNNNNNNNNNNNNNNNNNNNNNNNNNNNNNNNNNNNNNNNNNNNNNNNNNNNNNNNNATACTCATACACCTATTTTTTCTTTTAACAATTTGTTGGCCATCCCAGGGTTGGCTTTTCCTTTGCTTGCTTTCATGATTTGTCCAACAAGAAATCCGAGTACTTTCTCTTTGCCGCCACGGAGTTCTTCGACCTGGCTGGGATTGGCTTCAATAACCTCGTCCACAATTTTTTCTATGGCTGAACTGTCGGTGATTTGCTTTAGTCCTTTTTCCTCTACAATACGGTCGGCAGGTTTTTGTGTCTGATACATTTCTTCAAAAACCCCTTTAGCGATATTACCGCTGATTGTCGCCGAATCAATCAGTTTTAGCAGCTCAACAAGCGCAGAAGGAGAGACCGGGCTTTCTTCAATGTTCCTGTTATCTTTTTTTAATTCCCTCAGCAAGTCCCCCATTATCCAGTTGCTGATAATTTTAGCTTTGGAAAACTGGGTAGCGCATTGTTCAAAATAATCTGCCAGAAATTTTGATGAAGTTAAAACTCCTGCGTCATATTCAGGGATTCCGTAGTCGTTAACAAAACGCTCCCTTTTCTGTTCGGGCAACTCGGGAATTGTCTTGCGAATTTCTTCAATCCATGCCTCACTGATTTCAATAGGAACCAGATCAGGATCAGGAAAATAACGATAATCGTGGGCTTCTTCTTTGCTTCTCATTGAGAAGGTTTCCCCCTTGTCAGAGTCATAAAGCCTGGTCTCCTGTTTAACACTTTCACCCTGATCCAGAATCCTGGTTTGTCGATCAACCTCATATTCGATAGCCTTTTGAACAAATTTAAATGAGTTCAGGTTTTTTAATTCGGTGCGTGTTCCAAACTCTTTTTGTCCGACAGGGCGAATAGAAACGTTGGCATCACATCGCAAGCTACCTTCTTCCATATTACAATCGCTGACCTCCGTATACTCCAGAATTGCTTTCAGCTCTGTCAAGTATGCGCGGGCTTCTTCTGGTGAACGTATGTCAGGTTCGCTGACTATTTCGCAAAGAGGGACTCCGGTGCGGTTGAAGTCGACGTAACTTTTTCCCGGGCTCCCCAGGTTTTCCCCATGAATCAGCTTGCCAGCATCTTCTTCCATATGAATACGTGTCAAACCTATTCTTTTTTGCTTGCCATCTACATTGATATTGATGAATCCGCTTGTTCCCAAAGGGTGAGCCATTTGCGAAATCTGATATCCCTTGGGCAGATCGGGATAAAAGTAGTTTTTTCTCGCAAAACGGTTCATCGGTTCTATGGCGCAATGGGTGGCAAGGCAAGCTTTCATGGCCGAGTCAAGAAATTGTTTGTTTAAAACGGGGAGCACTCCTGGCATACCGAGACATATGGGGCAGGTATTTGCGTTAGGAGGGCTTCCAAATTCAGTGGAGCAGGAACAGAATATTTTTGTTTTGGTTTTAATCTGGACGTGAACTTCCAGTCCAATGACAGTTTCGTACTTCATCTAGTAATAGTTACCTTAGTGTTTTGCAGGGTTGAAGTCTGTTGAAGTTTTTCGGTGGCTATGATTTTAATCACCTGTGGAGGTTTCGTCAAGCACTGTCCTTGATGGGCAGAAAACTTCTGCTGGCATCTTTTTATATCTTTAAATTGCGGGTAAACGACTTTTGGGCTCAATGGGTATAGCTATCTGCCTGCACGGCTAGTGGGCGGTGAATCCACCGTCTACAGGAAGTACCGCCCCCGTGATGAAAGATGACTCATCGCTGGCCAGGAACAGGCAGGCGTTTGCCACATCCTCAGATTTTCCAAACCGGCCAATAGGGTAGTCCTTA
It encodes the following:
- a CDS encoding DUF1566 domain-containing protein, which produces MWMKQDSYLHSGHWLNWMEIHDYVRQLNKEGFAHYIDWKLPTTQELITLYEPEKVNSSQVGKEMKIHTDPIFAKNGSGSLWSAEENGRYNALGVVFNTGEVFNTNKKSRSRKATRAVRVNPN
- the gatB gene encoding Asp-tRNA(Asn)/Glu-tRNA(Gln) amidotransferase subunit GatB, whose amino-acid sequence is MKYETVIGLEVHVQIKTKTKIFCSCSTEFGSPPNANTCPICLGMPGVLPVLNKQFLDSAMKACLATHCAIEPMNRFARKNYFYPDLPKGYQISQMAHPLGTSGFININVDGKQKRIGLTRIHMEEDAGKLIHGENLGSPGKSYVDFNRTGVPLCEIVSEPDIRSPEEARAYLTELKAILEYTEVSDCNMEEGSLRCDANVSIRPVGQKEFGTRTELKNLNSFKFVQKAIEYEVDRQTRILDQGESVKQETRLYDSDKGETFSMRSKEEAHDYRYFPDPDLVPIEISEAWIEEIRKTIPELPEQKRERFVNDYGIPEYDAGVLTSSKFLADYFEQCATQFSKAKIISNWIMGDLLRELKKDNRNIEESPVSPSALVELLKLIDSATISGNIAKGVFEEMYQTQKPADRIVEEKGLKQITDSSAIEKIVDEVIEANPSQVEELRGGKEKVLGFLVGQIMKASKGKANPGMANKLLKEKIGV